The Stomatobaculum sp. F0698 genomic sequence TTTTTATTGCCGCGGCGGTGAAATCGATTTAATCGGGAGTGACGGACAGTATCTCATTTTCTTTGAGGTCAAGTATCGCCGCAGCGGAAAGGACGGACTTCCGTTCTCGGCAATCGGCGGTGTAAAACGGCGGCGGATATTTCTTGCGGCGCGGCAATATCTCTATCTGCAACAGTTGCCGGAAAACACGCCGCTGCGCTTCGATGCCATCGGGATACTCGGAGAAGAGATTATTTGGCTTAAGGATGCATTTCGGGAGACAAGAATATAGTTCACAGTGGACGCCCGGCGCATTGAGGTGTACATTGAAAGCAAGAGAAAGGAGTGTATCGCATGGCAGACTATCAGCTTCCCCCCTGGCAGTTTGAGCCCGGGCATCAGATGGAGGTAGCCGAGACGGGTGAACTCAGTTATCTCTATTTTCCGGCGTTTCGCGCCTATCCGAAGCTTCGGCACGGCTTTTCGACACGGCAGGGCGGTGTCAGTGAGGGCTATCTCGGCACCATGAATTTTTCGTTTGACCGCGGCGACGACCCGGAGCATGTGCGAGAGAATTATCGCCGCATCGCCGCGGCGCTCGGCGTGAGCTATGACTCCCTGACCGTCGCAAAGCAGACGCACACAAGCAATGTTAAGGAAATTACCATGGCTGAGCGCGGCGCAGGCGTCCGTTTTCCGCGACCCTATGACAATGTCGACGGAATTATGACGAATGTGCCGGGCATCACGCTGGTAACTTACCACGCGGACTGTCTGCCGGTTTATCTCTACGATCCCGCCCATCAGGCGATTGCGCTGCTGCATGCGGGGTGGCGCGGCACGGTAGACAACATTGTGTCCGCCGGACTTTTGAAGATGCAGAAGGCCTACGGAACCAGAGCTTCGGATGTGATTGCGGGCATAGGTCCCGGTATCTCGGCGGCTTGCTACGAGACAAGCGAGGCGGTACGAATCCTGTTTGCCGAGACCTTCACGGATCGGGACATGGAAGGCATCTTTACAGACCCGCACATCGGCGAGGACGGCGCACGGCACTGGCAACTTGACCTTGCGCGCGCAAATCATATACTGCTGCAAAACGCGGGCGTACAGGAGATTTTTGACGGCGGTGTCTGTACCTATCGAAATGCGAAGCGTCTGTTTTCACACCGCGCCCAAGGGGTAAAGCGCGGCCTGAATGCGGCCTTTCTGGGGCTGCCGGAAGAAGGCGGTACTCGATGAAGGAAAGGCTCAAAAAGCAGCTTGCCTTTGCGCTGGAACTCGACAAGGAGAAATCCGTATTCCGTCAGACCCATCTCTCGAATCACGGGCGGCGCGAGAACGATGCCGAACACGCCTGGCACATGGCGCTCATGGCCTATCTGCTTCGCGAATACGCGAATGAAGCGGTCGACATTGCGCGGGTCATGCTGATGTGCCTTTTACATGATGTGGTCGAGATTGATGCGGGCGACACCTACGCCTACGACGAAGCTGCCAAGAAA encodes the following:
- a CDS encoding YraN family protein, whose amino-acid sequence is MRRQNTRAIGARYEEKAAAYLSAAGIEILARNFYCRGGEIDLIGSDGQYLIFFEVKYRRSGKDGLPFSAIGGVKRRRIFLAARQYLYLQQLPENTPLRFDAIGILGEEIIWLKDAFRETRI
- the pgeF gene encoding peptidoglycan editing factor PgeF, producing the protein MADYQLPPWQFEPGHQMEVAETGELSYLYFPAFRAYPKLRHGFSTRQGGVSEGYLGTMNFSFDRGDDPEHVRENYRRIAAALGVSYDSLTVAKQTHTSNVKEITMAERGAGVRFPRPYDNVDGIMTNVPGITLVTYHADCLPVYLYDPAHQAIALLHAGWRGTVDNIVSAGLLKMQKAYGTRASDVIAGIGPGISAACYETSEAVRILFAETFTDRDMEGIFTDPHIGEDGARHWQLDLARANHILLQNAGVQEIFDGGVCTYRNAKRLFSHRAQGVKRGLNAAFLGLPEEGGTR